Proteins co-encoded in one Papaver somniferum cultivar HN1 chromosome 5, ASM357369v1, whole genome shotgun sequence genomic window:
- the LOC113278527 gene encoding uncharacterized protein LOC113278527: MAVSAINCSFNVFSSPPSQSSSKSSSSTTTTNLVPWQRKETGSWNRQCMVGMMACAIINGSDIMMPSISNGADSYTSGAGDHHQTAKLLVQSEQQREVMTTKWSDKIRACPPWHINSFETIVPENLPRPSAHRKSESVGRGTTTSFTFRRVIRTVNDCFSL, from the exons ATGGCCGTCTCAGCGATTAACTGCAGCTTCAATGTTTTTTCTTCTCCTCCATCTCAGTCCTCATCtaaaagcagcagcagcaccaccaccaccaatcttGTTCCATG GCAAAGGAAGGAAACAGGTTCGTGGAACCGTCAATGTATGGTTGGGATGATGGCATGTGCTATCATCAATGGATCTGACATTATGATGCCTTCGATTAGTAATGGTGCAGATAGTTACACAAGTGGTGCTGGTGATCATCATCAGACGGCGAAGTTGTTAGTCCAATCTGAACAACAGAGGGAAGTTATGACAACAAAATGGAGTGATAAGATTAGAGCATGCCCACCATGGCATATCAATTCCTTCGAAACTATCGTTCCTGAAAATCTCCCTAGACCTTCAGCTCATCGGAAATCCGAGTCTGTTGGCCGCGGAACTACTACAAGCTTCACTTTTAGAAGAGTTATCAGAACAGTGAATGATTGCTTTTCCTTGTGA
- the LOC113284473 gene encoding 60S ribosomal protein L26-2-like translates to MKFNPRVSSSRRKNRKAHFTAPSSVRRVLMSSPLSSELRSKYNVRSVPVRKDDEVQVVRGTFKGREGKVIQVYRKKWVIHVERITREKVNGSTVNVGVNPSKCVITKLRLDKDRKSLLDRKAKGRAAADKDKGTKFTIDDVMQNVD, encoded by the coding sequence ATGAAGTTCAATCCCAGAGTTTCATCATCAAGGAGGAAGAACCGCAAGGCTCACTTCACAGCACCATCAAGTGTTCGTAGAGTTCTTATGAGCTCCCCCCTTTCATCTGAACTCCGCAGCAAATACAATGTAAGATCTGTTCCAGTTCGCAAAGACGATGAGGTCCAGGTTGTAAGAGGAACTTTCAAGGGTCGTGAAGGAAAAGTTATTCAAGTTTATCGTAAGAAATGGGTTATTCATGTTGAGAGAATTACAAGAGAGAAAGTGAATGGATCTACTGTTAATGTTGGTGTTAATCCATCAAAGTGTGTTATTACCAAGCTCAGACTTGATAAGGATAGGAAATCGCTCTTGGATCGTAAAGCTAAAGGTAGAGCTGCTGCTGATAAAGATAAGGGTACCAAGTTTACTATTGATGATGTTATGCAGAACGTTGATTGA